The Budorcas taxicolor isolate Tak-1 chromosome 8, Takin1.1, whole genome shotgun sequence genome includes the window TTGGCtccagcagttaaaaaaaaaaaaatccctcctcGATTTCCACTGTCCCCACCCTCCCTCACTCCTACGTCCTTCAGAAGTGCCACCTACCTGTGACCTTACCCAAGCTGGTTTTCAGGAAGTCAGGGTGCCTGAGCTCTTCAAGGCTTGCAGACTTCATGACAGAGTTGATTGATGATAAGGTGCTGATGAGCTGGGAGTTGAGGGAGCCAATCTGTGAGTGAGGTTCCCCAAAAGCTTCTGCCAGTTCACTGTAGTTCTCAGCCAGCAGTGCCTGCTGTTCCGCCAGCAGCTTCTGGACACGCTCGATGTAGTGATCCAAGCCTGTCTCCATTCCAGAcggtgcctggggctgggggctctcCACGAACTCTCCTACAGGCTCGTCCCCAACACCTACACTCCTCCGGCTGCCTGTCGGCCCCACCGTCAGCTGGGGAGGACCACATGCTATGGTCCTCATTTTGAGGCCAACCAGATAGTTGTCGTTAATACTGATCTGCCCCACGCCTGACTCTTTGGTCTTCACAGCTGATGGCCTGTCAAACCCAGCGTTGCCAGAGAGCACCGTCCCCACTCCCATGGACCGCATCTTGGTGGAGCTGACGTCCTTGACCCGGCCTTCTCCCACGGCTACTGTCCGCATCTCCACAGTGTGGGTGCTGGTCTGCTTGTCCACAGTGCTAAGGGAAGTGTTGGTACAGGATTCTGTGAGAGTGGCCACCTCAGTGTTGGTGAACTGGCTCACCTGTTCTAGAACTGTGCTGGTGTGCTGGCTCACAGTCTGAGGCACTGCCATGACGGCAGCTTCCACCTGGCTGATAGCCTCTGTGTTCACGCTTCGGGAGGTGCACTCCTTTGGAGAGCAGACGGTCACATCAACAGAGCAATCTCCACAGCCGATGGAGCGCACCTCTTTGAGATTCAAGTTGGTCCTGAGGAGTGCCAGGTCACTCACGGACTCCTCCGTGTTGCTGCCCGTTTCACAGACACTGATGTCCATACCTATACTCTTGTCACACATTTCCACCGACCGGCCAATACATCTGTCATGCATTTCCACCCTTTCCTTAACAATCCACCAATTCATGGGCAGCTCAGGCCCCACCTCTTTATTCTCATGATCAGGCTGGCAGGAGATGCCTACACTACTTGTCTGCACGCATGTCCCCACACATGTGTCAACCACATCCACGTGACTGCCAGCCATTTGGTCTCTGGTGGgtaccaccacctccaccatcttGCTGAAAACAAGCGGCTGGGCCGTCACGGCTTTATCAACTTTCTTCCTCGAGCCAGCAGCTTGCAGCTCTTGCTTGAGTTTAGTCATCTCCCGGTCATGGGTGGTTTCTTTAAGCTGTACTTCCAGGCGATAGATCTTATCCTTCAAGGCTTCTATGgtctgctgctgcagctcaatTTCTTTGTCAGCTTCAGTAGTCACTCCAAGCATGGCTTCTGTCACACTGACCCCAGAATTCCTCGTCTCAGTGACCACGCCTACAGCAGCATCCTTACAGGGCCTGGCACCCCTGCGGTACACGACAATGTTGTTCATGTCCTCATCGGCGCCCACAGCCACAGACCGGAACTCTTGAGGCTGACATTCCCCATTCTCCCTGAGCTCTGAGGAGGCCTCATAGCTGCTGTCCTGGATCTTCTGCTCCAGGGCCTGCATGTCTGCTGTGAGCTGCCGGAATTCCTTTATCCTCTGGGTGCTCTGCTCCACgctctccatttcttcctcctcatAGTCAATGTATAATTCCCCACCACTCCTCCGGGTCCTGGACAGCTGTTCCAGCTGGGATGCATTCCCAGCACTGTAGGACCGCTTTCTCACACCACAGACATCGTTCTGGGATGCCGCTCTTTGGtttttcagctgtgaagccagctGTCTTTTCTCCTCTTGCAGGACAGAGATCTTTACCTGGAGCACAGGGATGGTTCGCACCTGCTCTTCTAGCTCCTTCAGGCGCTTCAGGGCAATGGCCATCTGCTCACGGATGTGCTGCAAGTGCATGGGGCTCACGTTGGTCACTGGAGTAGAGATCCCTGAGCTCAGGGGGCTGTGACGGATGGAGCTCCCCATGGAGGAGGTGGTGGCAGCAGGTGGGGCATAGCCACCATAATCCCCATTGCCTTGGTATCCATTCTGAAGTTGGGGCATGGTGGGATTGTGGTTTCCAGAACccagaaaggaggaaagggagctGGTGGAGCCCATGCCTCCAAAACTGGCCAGCCTGGGCCTTCGGAACTCACCAGGTGCCACCTGCATGGTGACTCTCTCCTGCTCGAGTCTTCTCCGGGTCTCCATCAGTGTCTTGGTGACATGAAGGTTGTGCTTTGGGagttgtggtgatggtggtggcagcTGTCGGCTTTCTGGGATGGTAAGAAAAGTGGGAGAGGTCTCCAGAGGGGCAGGTGGCTTTGAGACTGGGGTTGATGTAACTTGGCTTCGGGCTAGGAGGAATCTGGGGCACTGCCTGTTGTCATCACTGTTGGAGGATGAGAGGGATTCAGTGGAAGTCCACACGCTGTGCTGGCCAGGTGCAGCCCTGGAGTCTGGGCATGGCCCAGATGGCTTCCGCTTCTTCTGGAtgttcactttcttgatggtgtttCCTTTCTGTATGTCATCCACGTATTTGAGGAAATCTAAGTCTAGTTGGTAACCATAGGGGGTCTCCACAAAATAAGGATCTTTTTGTTCCCTGTCTTGTTCTCCATTCAGAATATCACCTGCTTTTCctaagagaaagagaggggagaTTATTATAATGTCATTAACACACACAATGATAAAAACTAGTATTTGTGTATGTTGTAGCACGGTAAGCAAATATGATTTAAGAGTTTACAAATCTATGTTCTAATCCTGAATCTACAACTTAACAAATGGGTGTTAACAAACCTCTCAGAACTTCAGTTCACCTgagtaaaaatggaaatacaagtATTTAAATCATAAGGCTGTTAAAAGAATGTAatgagaaaatgatttttaagagcCAGGCACATAAGTCCTTACCAAGTACttgagttttttaaagaatcattgaAGACTTGAAAGCATTTTCAAGtagataatttcattttctgtctACAGTCCCTTGAAGTATAGCAGTCACTAAGACGGCTATTTTATAAAGTGTACTCTGAGGCAGAGAAAGTGAGAAGTCTTAAAATAACAGAACACATCAGTGGAGAGCCAGGAAGCCTGGACATGAATTTACCCACCTACTGCTCTTTTGGAAACTACAGTCTTTCTAAACGGTGGCTGAGGTACTGCAGTGCCTGACCACCCCTACAAGATCACAATTTGCCTAGACACCTTCCTTGCAGAGAACGCTGGGGCACATgggacactgagtgactaactccaGCAGCAAGGGGGCAAGAACAGTTTGTGGATAGACTTCAACTCTATTTTGTGGtttcctatttaaaaacaaaacaaactctaTCCCAACAGAGGAgaagtagttttttgttttttgttttttttccctctttgactTCTTCTGGACAAAACATCCACTATTTCAAGAATACCTTGTTTTGTATTTGTGATGGATCCAAATAGATGCAAAGGGAGAATGAAATAAGGGCAAACTTATACTCCAAACACTGGATCATATGGCATTCGATAAACGCCACTTCTGGCTAAACCAAATggttagaaaaggaaatatgaaacTTTCAAGGCATAGATCTTGCTGCTGACCTGAGCTATGCATTTCAAACTGAAAAccaaagttgtttttgtttacaTTGTAGGATTAAGCAATGTGTTTTCCTAGAGTCATGATAACAAGATCTGCATCTGAGTGTTATGGGAAGGATCCCAAAGTAGTGACTTAAAATGCAAGCCATCAGTACCCCTACctctagtgttagttgctcagtgctgtccgactgtttgtgaccccatggactgtagcccaccaagctcctttgtccatggaattctccaggccagaatactggagtgggtagctactcccttctccaggggatcttcctgacccagggatccaagcctGATCCCCTGCAtcacaggcagcttctttaccttctgagccaggagggaagccctaTGGCTACTCCTATCCTGGGCATAAAAGCCCACCTACCTGCTGTCAAGGCCCAGGTACTTGCAGCAATTTGGATTGCTGGTATGTGCTTCCCACACTCAGCAGTGCCGAATGTGATACCCCACAGTGTGAATGCTCTGAACAAACCTTTTGCCTACATCTGCCCGCTTCCCTCTAAAATGTTggaaagaaaagtacaaaaaagaaaactgccagAGACAGGAATAAAAAGTACCCTTCGTATCGTCATTTAAAACGCCATTAACTTGTTCTAGCTGTTAAAATTTCTGAATAAGATTTCAATTCTAAGGCACGTGGATAAGAATTCTGTTGGAAAGAGGTGCTCAGCAGCAAACATTTTCTAACCTAAGGAAGGGTACGCTGACAAGGAGCGCGGCGCCGGAAAACTTGTGCTCCAGCTTAGAGAAcgtgtcttctttctttcctttttaactcTACAAGGACAACATGCTCACTCAAAGTATGCAGCCAGACCTGTTTCCAGTGCTGTCTGAAACTCcataagcaaagaaaaactgcAGGCTTGGGACAGGTAGATTCTAAACTGGGCTGGCCCAGACCCTTGAGGCCAGCGCTCCCTGCTGCCGCCCAGCCGCGGCCGGGGGCTGAGCCCCGGGGGGAGCCCCTGCCGCGCCCCCGCCCGCCGGTCG containing:
- the KANK1 gene encoding KN motif and ankyrin repeat domain-containing protein 1 isoform X3; the encoded protein is MAHTTKVNGCASGKAGDILNGEQDREQKDPYFVETPYGYQLDLDFLKYVDDIQKGNTIKKVNIQKKRKPSGPCPDSRAAPGQHSVWTSTESLSSSNSDDNRQCPRFLLARSQVTSTPVSKPPAPLETSPTFLTIPESRQLPPPSPQLPKHNLHVTKTLMETRRRLEQERVTMQVAPGEFRRPRLASFGGMGSTSSLSSFLGSGNHNPTMPQLQNGYQGNGDYGGYAPPAATTSSMGSSIRHSPLSSGISTPVTNVSPMHLQHIREQMAIALKRLKELEEQVRTIPVLQVKISVLQEEKRQLASQLKNQRAASQNDVCGVRKRSYSAGNASQLEQLSRTRRSGGELYIDYEEEEMESVEQSTQRIKEFRQLTADMQALEQKIQDSSYEASSELRENGECQPQEFRSVAVGADEDMNNIVVYRRGARPCKDAAVGVVTETRNSGVSVTEAMLGVTTEADKEIELQQQTIEALKDKIYRLEVQLKETTHDREMTKLKQELQAAGSRKKVDKAVTAQPLVFSKMVEVVVPTRDQMAGSHVDVVDTCVGTCVQTSSVGISCQPDHENKEVGPELPMNWWIVKERVEMHDRCIGRSVEMCDKSIGMDISVCETGSNTEESVSDLALLRTNLNLKEVRSIGCGDCSVDVTVCSPKECTSRSVNTEAISQVEAAVMAVPQTVSQHTSTVLEQVSQFTNTEVATLTESCTNTSLSTVDKQTSTHTVEMRTVAVGEGRVKDVSSTKMRSMGVGTVLSGNAGFDRPSAVKTKESGVGQISINDNYLVGLKMRTIACGPPQLTVGPTGSRRSVGVGDEPVGEFVESPQPQAPSGMETGLDHYIERVQKLLAEQQALLAENYSELAEAFGEPHSQIGSLNSQLISTLSSINSVMKSASLEELRHPDFLKTSLGKVTGSNLEYTCKCGGLQSGGPLNSQTSLQEVGTMEGKPVGSQDTFPTQESMLSPVNLTDDQIAAGLYVCTNNESTLKSIMKKKDANKDSNGAKKNLQFVGINGGYETTSSDDSSSDESSSSESDDECDVPEYPPEEEEEEEEEDEDTRGMAEGHHAVNVEGFTSTRVEDEIQVPECEPEKVEIRERYELSEKMLSACNLLKNNINDPKALTSKDMRFCLNTLQHEWFRVSSQKSAIPAMVGDYIAAFEAISPEVLRHVINLADGNGNTALHYSVSHSNFEIVKMLLDAGDLPDPEIKL
- the KANK1 gene encoding KN motif and ankyrin repeat domain-containing protein 1 isoform X2, which gives rise to MAHTTKVNGCASGKAGDILNGEQDREQKDPYFVETPYGYQLDLDFLKYVDDIQKGNTIKKVNIQKKRKPSGPCPDSRAAPGQHSVWTSTESLSSSNSDDNRQCPRFLLARSQVTSTPVSKPPAPLETSPTFLTIPESRQLPPPSPQLPKHNLHVTKTLMETRRRLEQERVTMQVAPGEFRRPRLASFGGMGSTSSLSSFLGSGNHNPTMPQLQNGYQGNGDYGGYAPPAATTSSMGSSIRHSPLSSGISTPVTNVSPMHLQHIREQMAIALKRLKELEEQVRTIPVLQVKISVLQEEKRQLASQLKNQRAASQNDVCGVRKRSYSAGNASQLEQLSRTRRSGGELYIDYEEEEMESVEQSTQRIKEFRQLTADMQALEQKIQDSSYEASSELRENGECQPQEFRSVAVGADEDMNNIVVYRRGARPCKDAAVGVVTETRNSGVSVTEAMLGVTTEADKEIELQQQTIEALKDKIYRLEVQLKETTHDREMTKLKQELQAAGSRKKVDKAVTAQPLVFSKMVEVVVPTRDQMAGSHVDVVDTCVGTCVQTSSVGISCQPDHENKEVGPELPMNWWIVKERVEMHDRCIGRSVEMCDKSIGMDISVCETGSNTEESVSDLALLRTNLNLKEVRSIGCGDCSVDVTVCSPKECTSRSVNTEAISQVEAAVMAVPQTVSQHTSTVLEQVSQFTNTEVATLTESCTNTSLSTVDKQTSTHTVEMRTVAVGEGRVKDVSSTKMRSMGVGTVLSGNAGFDRPSAVKTKESGVGQISINDNYLVGLKMRTIACGPPQLTVGPTGSRRSVGVGDEPVGEFVESPQPQAPSGMETGLDHYIERVQKLLAEQQALLAENYSELAEAFGEPHSQIGSLNSQLISTLSSINSVMKSASLEELRHPDFLKTSLGKVTGSNLEYTCKCGGLQSGGPLNSQTSLQEVGTMEGKPVGSQDTFPTQESMLSPVNLTDDQIAAGLYVCTNNESTLKSIMKKKDANKDSNGAKKNLQFVGINGGYELSEKMLSACNLLKNNINDPKALTSKDMRFCLNTLQHEWFRVSSQKSAIPAMVGDYIAAFEAISPEVLRHVINLADGNGNTALHYSVSHSNFEIVKMLLDADVCNVDHQNKAGYTPIMLAALAAVEAEKDMQVVEELFACGDVNAKASQAGQTALMLAVSHGRIDMVKGLLACGADVNIQDDEGSTALMCASEHGHVEIVKLLLAQPGCNGHLEDNDGSTALSIALEAGHKDIAVLLYAHVNFAKAQSPGTPRLGRKTSPGPTHRGSFD
- the KANK1 gene encoding KN motif and ankyrin repeat domain-containing protein 1 isoform X1, coding for MAHTTKVNGCASGKAGDILNGEQDREQKDPYFVETPYGYQLDLDFLKYVDDIQKGNTIKKVNIQKKRKPSGPCPDSRAAPGQHSVWTSTESLSSSNSDDNRQCPRFLLARSQVTSTPVSKPPAPLETSPTFLTIPESRQLPPPSPQLPKHNLHVTKTLMETRRRLEQERVTMQVAPGEFRRPRLASFGGMGSTSSLSSFLGSGNHNPTMPQLQNGYQGNGDYGGYAPPAATTSSMGSSIRHSPLSSGISTPVTNVSPMHLQHIREQMAIALKRLKELEEQVRTIPVLQVKISVLQEEKRQLASQLKNQRAASQNDVCGVRKRSYSAGNASQLEQLSRTRRSGGELYIDYEEEEMESVEQSTQRIKEFRQLTADMQALEQKIQDSSYEASSELRENGECQPQEFRSVAVGADEDMNNIVVYRRGARPCKDAAVGVVTETRNSGVSVTEAMLGVTTEADKEIELQQQTIEALKDKIYRLEVQLKETTHDREMTKLKQELQAAGSRKKVDKAVTAQPLVFSKMVEVVVPTRDQMAGSHVDVVDTCVGTCVQTSSVGISCQPDHENKEVGPELPMNWWIVKERVEMHDRCIGRSVEMCDKSIGMDISVCETGSNTEESVSDLALLRTNLNLKEVRSIGCGDCSVDVTVCSPKECTSRSVNTEAISQVEAAVMAVPQTVSQHTSTVLEQVSQFTNTEVATLTESCTNTSLSTVDKQTSTHTVEMRTVAVGEGRVKDVSSTKMRSMGVGTVLSGNAGFDRPSAVKTKESGVGQISINDNYLVGLKMRTIACGPPQLTVGPTGSRRSVGVGDEPVGEFVESPQPQAPSGMETGLDHYIERVQKLLAEQQALLAENYSELAEAFGEPHSQIGSLNSQLISTLSSINSVMKSASLEELRHPDFLKTSLGKVTGSNLEYTCKCGGLQSGGPLNSQTSLQEVGTMEGKPVGSQDTFPTQESMLSPVNLTDDQIAAGLYVCTNNESTLKSIMKKKDANKDSNGAKKNLQFVGINGGYETTSSDDSSSDESSSSESDDECDVPEYPPEEEEEEEEEDEDTRGMAEGHHAVNVEGFTSTRVEDEIQVPECEPEKVEIRERYELSEKMLSACNLLKNNINDPKALTSKDMRFCLNTLQHEWFRVSSQKSAIPAMVGDYIAAFEAISPEVLRHVINLADGNGNTALHYSVSHSNFEIVKMLLDADVCNVDHQNKAGYTPIMLAALAAVEAEKDMQVVEELFACGDVNAKASQAGQTALMLAVSHGRIDMVKGLLACGADVNIQDDEGSTALMCASEHGHVEIVKLLLAQPGCNGHLEDNDGSTALSIALEAGHKDIAVLLYAHVNFAKAQSPGTPRLGRKTSPGPTHRGSFD
- the KANK1 gene encoding KN motif and ankyrin repeat domain-containing protein 1 isoform X4, which codes for MAHTTKVNGCASGKAGDILNGEQDREQKDPYFVETPYGYQLDLDFLKYVDDIQKGNTIKKVNIQKKRKPSGPCPDSRAAPGQHSVWTSTESLSSSNSDDNRQCPRFLLARSQVTSTPVSKPPAPLETSPTFLTIPESRQLPPPSPQLPKHNLHVTKTLMETRRRLEQERVTMQVAPGEFRRPRLASFGGMGSTSSLSSFLGSGNHNPTMPQLQNGYQGNGDYGGYAPPAATTSSMGSSIRHSPLSSGISTPVTNVSPMHLQHIREQMAIALKRLKELEEQVRTIPVLQVKISVLQEEKRQLASQLKNQRAASQNDVCGVRKRSYSAGNASQLEQLSRTRRSGGELYIDYEEEEMESVEQSTQRIKEFRQLTADMQALEQKIQDSSYEASSELRENGECQPQEFRSVAVGADEDMNNIVVYRRGARPCKDAAVGVVTETRNSGVSVTEAMLGVTTEADKEIELQQQTIEALKDKIYRLEVQLKETTHDREMTKLKQELQAAGSRKKVDKAVTAQPLVFSKMVEVVVPTRDQMAGSHVDVVDTCVGTCVQTSSVGISCQPDHENKEVGPELPMNWWIVKERVEMHDRCIGRSVEMCDKSIGMDISVCETGSNTEESVSDLALLRTNLNLKEVRSIGCGDCSVDVTVCSPKECTSRSVNTEAISQVEAAVMAVPQTVSQHTSTVLEQVSQFTNTEVATLTESCTNTSLSTVDKQTSTHTVEMRTVAVGEGRVKDVSSTKMRSMGVGTVLSGNAGFDRPSAVKTKESGVGQISINDNYLVGLKMRTIACGPPQLTVGPTGSRRSVGVGDEPVGEFVESPQPQAPSGMETGLDHYIERVQKLLAEQQALLAENYSELAEAFGEPHSQIGSLNSQLISTLSSINSVMKSASLEELRHPDFLKTSLGKVTGSNLEYTCKCGGLQSGGPLNSQTSLQEVGTMEGKPVGSQDTFPTQESMLSPVNLTDDQIAAGLYVCTNNESTLKSIMKKKDANKDSNGAKKNLQFVGINGGYETTSSDDSSSDESSSSESDDECDVPEYPPEEEEEEEEEDEDTRGMAEGHHAVNVEGFTSTRVEDEIQVPECEPEKVEIRERYELSEKMLSACNLLKNNINDPKALTSKDMRFCLNTLQHEWFRVSSQKSAIPAMVGDYIAAFEAISPEVLRHVINLADGNGNTALHYSVSHSNFEIVKMLLDAV
- the KANK1 gene encoding KN motif and ankyrin repeat domain-containing protein 1 isoform X5 — its product is METRRRLEQERVTMQVAPGEFRRPRLASFGGMGSTSSLSSFLGSGNHNPTMPQLQNGYQGNGDYGGYAPPAATTSSMGSSIRHSPLSSGISTPVTNVSPMHLQHIREQMAIALKRLKELEEQVRTIPVLQVKISVLQEEKRQLASQLKNQRAASQNDVCGVRKRSYSAGNASQLEQLSRTRRSGGELYIDYEEEEMESVEQSTQRIKEFRQLTADMQALEQKIQDSSYEASSELRENGECQPQEFRSVAVGADEDMNNIVVYRRGARPCKDAAVGVVTETRNSGVSVTEAMLGVTTEADKEIELQQQTIEALKDKIYRLEVQLKETTHDREMTKLKQELQAAGSRKKVDKAVTAQPLVFSKMVEVVVPTRDQMAGSHVDVVDTCVGTCVQTSSVGISCQPDHENKEVGPELPMNWWIVKERVEMHDRCIGRSVEMCDKSIGMDISVCETGSNTEESVSDLALLRTNLNLKEVRSIGCGDCSVDVTVCSPKECTSRSVNTEAISQVEAAVMAVPQTVSQHTSTVLEQVSQFTNTEVATLTESCTNTSLSTVDKQTSTHTVEMRTVAVGEGRVKDVSSTKMRSMGVGTVLSGNAGFDRPSAVKTKESGVGQISINDNYLVGLKMRTIACGPPQLTVGPTGSRRSVGVGDEPVGEFVESPQPQAPSGMETGLDHYIERVQKLLAEQQALLAENYSELAEAFGEPHSQIGSLNSQLISTLSSINSVMKSASLEELRHPDFLKTSLGKVTGSNLEYTCKCGGLQSGGPLNSQTSLQEVGTMEGKPVGSQDTFPTQESMLSPVNLTDDQIAAGLYVCTNNESTLKSIMKKKDANKDSNGAKKNLQFVGINGGYETTSSDDSSSDESSSSESDDECDVPEYPPEEEEEEEEEDEDTRGMAEGHHAVNVEGFTSTRVEDEIQVPECEPEKVEIRERYELSEKMLSACNLLKNNINDPKALTSKDMRFCLNTLQHEWFRVSSQKSAIPAMVGDYIAAFEAISPEVLRHVINLADGNGNTALHYSVSHSNFEIVKMLLDADVCNVDHQNKAGYTPIMLAALAAVEAEKDMQVVEELFACGDVNAKASQAGQTALMLAVSHGRIDMVKGLLACGADVNIQDDEGSTALMCASEHGHVEIVKLLLAQPGCNGHLEDNDGSTALSIALEAGHKDIAVLLYAHVNFAKAQSPGTPRLGRKTSPGPTHRGSFD